The Streptomyces avermitilis MA-4680 = NBRC 14893 genome contains a region encoding:
- a CDS encoding HdeD family acid-resistance protein, producing the protein MTVPRGPTPHTGPEQMSDRAAPGPSDGDPAEVLAALGRSWTWILGSAVATLVPGVLVLVWPDETLHILAVLIGLYLLVIGGFRFVAAFSRDEHGDRLPGVLLAVAFVLAGVLCLRNPLQTIAGLSLIVGIVWLVSGILTLYTAIAAKDLPHRGFVLGVAVIAIVAGIVVLALPTESARALTRLLGLWMVLLGLAEVALALAWRAALRRSRGAGPHGPGGTV; encoded by the coding sequence ATGACCGTGCCGCGTGGTCCGACACCGCATACCGGACCGGAACAGATGTCCGACCGGGCGGCCCCCGGGCCGTCGGACGGCGATCCCGCGGAAGTGCTGGCGGCACTCGGGCGCTCATGGACGTGGATCCTGGGTTCCGCGGTCGCCACGCTCGTGCCGGGCGTCCTGGTCCTGGTCTGGCCGGACGAGACCCTGCACATCCTGGCGGTCCTCATCGGCCTGTACCTGCTCGTGATCGGGGGGTTCCGGTTCGTTGCGGCCTTCTCCCGGGACGAGCACGGCGACCGGCTGCCCGGGGTGCTCCTCGCGGTGGCGTTCGTGCTGGCCGGGGTGCTGTGTCTGAGGAACCCGTTGCAGACCATTGCCGGGCTCTCGCTGATCGTCGGGATCGTCTGGCTGGTGTCCGGCATCCTGACCCTCTACACGGCCATCGCCGCCAAGGACCTGCCCCACCGCGGTTTCGTCCTCGGCGTCGCGGTGATCGCCATCGTCGCGGGGATCGTGGTGCTGGCCCTGCCGACCGAGTCGGCCCGGGCGCTGACCCGGCTGCTGGGTCTGTGGATGGTCCTGCTCGGCCTGGCCGAGGTGGCCCTCGCCCTGGCCTGGCGAGCGGCACTCCGCAGGTCCCGAGGCGCGGGGCCGCACGGACCCGGCGGGACGGTCTGA
- a CDS encoding SHOCT domain-containing protein: MSGQMYLAYDYPLLSVFWSMLVFFLWIMWFILLFRIIVDIFRDDDMGGWAKAGWLVLVIVLPFLGVFIYVIARGKGMGRREVAQARAQQESFESYVRETAKGGGRSSSVDELAKLSEIRARGDITDEEFRKAKELVLSDYGPSAGAGAGAGTGTGANAGPSTSGR, translated from the coding sequence ATGAGTGGGCAGATGTATCTCGCGTACGACTATCCGCTGCTGAGCGTCTTCTGGTCCATGCTGGTGTTCTTCCTGTGGATCATGTGGTTCATCCTGCTCTTCCGGATCATCGTCGACATCTTCCGTGACGACGACATGGGCGGCTGGGCCAAGGCCGGCTGGCTGGTGCTGGTCATCGTCCTGCCCTTCCTCGGCGTCTTCATCTACGTGATCGCCCGCGGCAAGGGCATGGGCCGCCGTGAGGTGGCGCAGGCGCGCGCGCAGCAGGAGTCCTTCGAAAGCTACGTCCGGGAGACCGCCAAGGGCGGCGGCCGGTCCAGCAGCGTCGATGAACTCGCCAAGCTGTCCGAGATCCGCGCCCGCGGTGACATCACGGACGAGGAGTTCCGCAAGGCGAAGGAACTGGTCCTGAGCGACTACGGCCCGTCGGCAGGCGCAGGCGCAGGCGCGGGTACTGGCACCGGCGCCAACGCCGGCCCCTCCACTTCCGGTCGCTGA
- a CDS encoding DUF7144 family membrane protein, translated as MTATHTAHGQTVDRPWAEGLTIFAAVMLMIAGILDVCRGIMALAEDDVFFRTRNYVFAFNLTGWGWIHLILGVVAVIVSFGLFQMALWARVAGVAIAALIIIANFLSLPYYPVWSVVMIAFSAFIIWALCVVRQDESADPFASPPHGM; from the coding sequence ATGACCGCGACACACACAGCGCACGGGCAGACGGTCGACCGGCCCTGGGCCGAAGGCCTGACGATTTTCGCGGCAGTCATGCTCATGATCGCCGGCATACTCGATGTGTGCCGGGGCATCATGGCGCTCGCCGAGGACGACGTCTTCTTCAGGACACGGAACTACGTGTTCGCGTTCAACCTCACTGGTTGGGGCTGGATCCATCTCATTCTGGGCGTCGTCGCCGTGATCGTCAGTTTCGGACTCTTCCAGATGGCGCTGTGGGCGCGCGTCGCCGGGGTGGCCATCGCCGCACTGATCATCATCGCCAACTTCCTCTCCCTGCCGTACTACCCGGTCTGGTCGGTCGTGATGATCGCTTTCTCGGCGTTCATCATCTGGGCCCTGTGCGTGGTCCGGCAGGACGAGTCCGCCGACCCGTTCGCGAGCCCGCCGCACGGCATGTGA
- the egtD gene encoding L-histidine N(alpha)-methyltransferase translates to MSPFLLTRTLPEDTTDAALRADVLHGLAVPRGAGPARPGETAKPKTLPPKWFYDAHGSELFEKITELPEYYPTRAEREILIARAAEIAAATGARTLVELGSGSSEKTRHLLDELTGLHTYVPVDVSESALTQAGQALIAERPNLNVHALIADFTGGLALPGTPGPRLVAFLGGTIGNLLPAERTAFLASVRTLLSPGDAFLLGTDLVKDESVLVAAYDDAAGVTAEFNKNVLTVVNRELGADFDPDAFDHVAVWDAEKEWIEMRLRSRTAQTVKIPALDLAVDFADGEELRTEVSAKFRKDGVRAELAAAGLDLTHWWTDEEGRFALSLSVVR, encoded by the coding sequence GTGAGCCCGTTCCTTCTCACCCGCACCCTGCCCGAGGACACCACGGACGCGGCCCTGCGCGCCGACGTCCTGCACGGCCTCGCCGTCCCCCGGGGCGCCGGCCCCGCTCGACCTGGGGAGACCGCCAAGCCCAAGACGCTTCCGCCGAAGTGGTTCTACGACGCGCACGGCAGTGAGCTCTTCGAGAAGATCACCGAACTGCCGGAGTACTACCCGACGCGCGCGGAGCGGGAGATCCTGATCGCCCGGGCCGCGGAGATCGCGGCCGCGACCGGCGCGCGCACCCTGGTCGAGCTGGGTTCCGGCTCCTCCGAGAAGACCCGGCACCTGCTGGACGAGCTGACCGGGCTGCACACCTACGTCCCGGTCGACGTCAGCGAGAGCGCGCTGACCCAGGCGGGACAGGCGCTGATCGCCGAGCGCCCGAATCTGAACGTGCACGCGCTGATCGCGGACTTCACCGGCGGTCTCGCGCTGCCCGGCACGCCGGGTCCGCGGCTCGTCGCGTTCCTCGGCGGCACGATCGGCAATCTGCTGCCCGCCGAACGGACGGCGTTCCTCGCCTCCGTACGGACCCTGCTGTCGCCCGGGGACGCGTTCCTGCTCGGCACCGACCTGGTGAAGGACGAGTCGGTCCTGGTCGCCGCGTACGACGACGCGGCGGGGGTGACGGCGGAGTTCAACAAGAACGTGCTGACGGTCGTCAACCGTGAGCTGGGCGCCGACTTCGACCCCGACGCCTTCGACCACGTGGCCGTCTGGGACGCCGAGAAGGAGTGGATCGAGATGCGGCTGCGGTCGCGGACGGCGCAGACCGTGAAGATTCCGGCGCTGGATCTGGCGGTGGACTTCGCGGACGGCGAGGAGCTGCGGACGGAGGTCTCCGCGAAGTTCCGCAAGGACGGCGTACGGGCCGAACTGGCGGCGGCCGGCCTGGACCTGACGCACTGGTGGACGGACGAGGAGGGGCGTTTCGCACTGTCGCTGAGCGTGGTGCGGTGA
- the egtC gene encoding ergothioneine biosynthesis protein EgtC, which yields MCRHLAYLGPAEPLGRLLVEPAHSLFRQSWAPRRQRYGTVNADGFGVGWYAEEDPVPARYRRAVPIWGDQSFADLARVVRTTALLAAVRDATVAGADGEAAAAPFAAGPWLFSHNGAVAGWPDSLAPLACSLPPTELLSLEARCDSALVWALVLNRLRGGDEEGQALADTVLEVAAAAPGSRLNLLLTSGETIAATAWGDTLWYLAEPGRRTVVASEPYDDDPHWQEVPDRTLLAASRTDVLLTPLKDPREQGGPPEHGEPHTHMASAPPKEPRT from the coding sequence ATGTGCCGTCACCTGGCCTACCTGGGGCCGGCGGAGCCGCTCGGCAGGCTGCTCGTGGAACCCGCGCACAGCCTCTTCCGGCAGTCGTGGGCGCCCCGGCGGCAGCGGTACGGGACCGTCAACGCCGATGGTTTCGGGGTGGGCTGGTACGCCGAGGAGGACCCGGTGCCGGCGCGGTACCGCCGGGCCGTGCCCATCTGGGGCGACCAGTCCTTCGCCGACCTGGCCCGTGTCGTACGGACCACCGCGCTGCTCGCCGCCGTACGGGACGCGACCGTGGCGGGGGCGGACGGGGAGGCCGCGGCGGCGCCGTTCGCCGCCGGCCCCTGGCTGTTCAGCCACAACGGGGCCGTCGCCGGCTGGCCCGACTCGCTGGCCCCCCTGGCCTGCTCGCTCCCGCCCACCGAGCTGCTGTCGCTGGAGGCGCGCTGCGACTCGGCGCTCGTCTGGGCCCTGGTCCTGAACCGGCTGCGCGGCGGCGACGAGGAGGGGCAGGCGCTGGCCGACACCGTGCTGGAGGTCGCCGCGGCGGCCCCCGGCTCCCGGCTCAACCTGCTGCTCACGAGCGGCGAGACGATCGCGGCGACCGCCTGGGGCGACACGCTCTGGTACCTCGCCGAGCCCGGCCGCCGCACCGTTGTGGCCTCCGAACCGTACGACGACGATCCGCACTGGCAGGAGGTGCCGGACCGCACGCTGCTCGCCGCGAGCCGCACCGACGTCCTGCTCACCCCGCTCAAGGACCCGCGGGAACAGGGGGGCCCGCCGGAACACGGTGAACCGCACACCCACATGGCATCCGCACCACCGAAGGAGCCCCGTACGTGA
- the egtB gene encoding ergothioneine biosynthesis protein EgtB — MTDPGSPTDPDTLRARALDALTTARERTALLTTCVDEPDLTAQHSPLMSPLVWDLAHIGNQEELWLLRAVAGRDAMRPEIDGLYDAFEHPRAERPSLPLLPPDEARRYASEVRGRALDVLESTAFRGTPLTEAGFAFGMIAQHEQQHDETMLITHQLRKGPAALTAPDPAPAPPFTGPAEVLVPGGPFTMGTSAEPWALDNERPAHERLVPSFYLDTTPVTNAAYQAFIEDGGYGDERWWTAEGWDHIRSHSIEAPLYWRREQGQWLRRRFGVTEPVPPNEPVLHVCWYEADAYARWAGRRLPTEAEWEKAARHDPVTGRSTRYPWGDADPTPEHANLGQRHLRPAPAGSYPAGASPLGVRQLIGDVWEWTSSDLEPYPGFTAFPYKEYSEVFFGPEHKVLRGGSFAVDPVACRGTFRNWDYPIRRQIFSGFRTARSGAS; from the coding sequence ATGACCGACCCCGGGTCCCCGACCGACCCCGACACGCTCCGGGCCCGCGCGCTCGACGCGCTCACCACCGCCCGCGAGCGCACCGCGCTCCTCACCACGTGCGTGGACGAGCCCGACCTCACCGCGCAGCACTCGCCGCTGATGTCCCCGCTGGTGTGGGACCTGGCGCACATCGGCAACCAGGAGGAGCTGTGGCTGCTGCGCGCGGTCGCCGGGCGTGACGCGATGCGGCCCGAGATCGACGGGCTGTACGACGCGTTCGAGCACCCGCGCGCCGAACGGCCCTCGCTGCCGCTGCTGCCGCCCGACGAGGCCCGGCGCTATGCGTCGGAGGTGCGCGGCCGGGCGCTCGACGTCCTGGAGAGCACGGCGTTCCGTGGCACCCCGCTGACGGAGGCGGGCTTCGCCTTCGGCATGATCGCGCAGCACGAACAGCAGCACGACGAGACGATGCTGATCACCCATCAGCTGCGCAAGGGCCCCGCGGCACTGACGGCACCGGACCCCGCGCCCGCGCCGCCGTTCACCGGTCCGGCCGAAGTCCTCGTTCCCGGCGGCCCGTTCACGATGGGCACCTCGGCCGAACCATGGGCGCTGGACAACGAACGGCCCGCACACGAGCGCCTGGTGCCGTCCTTCTACCTGGACACCACACCGGTGACGAACGCCGCGTACCAGGCGTTCATCGAGGACGGCGGCTACGGTGACGAGCGCTGGTGGACCGCCGAAGGCTGGGACCACATCCGCTCCCACTCCATCGAGGCGCCGCTGTACTGGCGCCGCGAGCAGGGGCAGTGGCTGCGGCGGCGTTTCGGCGTCACCGAGCCCGTGCCGCCGAACGAGCCGGTGCTGCACGTGTGCTGGTACGAGGCGGACGCGTACGCGCGCTGGGCGGGGCGCCGGCTGCCCACCGAGGCCGAGTGGGAAAAGGCGGCCCGTCACGACCCGGTCACCGGCCGCTCCACCCGCTACCCGTGGGGCGACGCCGACCCGACGCCCGAGCACGCCAACCTCGGGCAGCGGCATCTGCGTCCGGCTCCGGCGGGAAGCTATCCGGCGGGCGCCTCTCCGCTCGGCGTACGGCAGTTGATCGGCGACGTGTGGGAGTGGACGTCGAGCGACCTGGAGCCGTATCCGGGGTTCACGGCGTTCCCGTACAAGGAGTACTCGGAGGTGTTCTTCGGGCCTGAGCACAAGGTGCTGCGCGGCGGTTCGTTCGCCGTGGACCCGGTGGCCTGCCGGGGTACGTTCCGCAACTGGGACTATCCGATCCGGCGGCAGATATTCTCCGGGTTCCGCACCGCTCGCTCGGGAGCTTCCTGA
- the egtA gene encoding ergothioneine biosynthesis glutamate--cysteine ligase EgtA — MSDSVSDCTEPRSAVTEADVEALVRGICFKTGPPRTLGVELEWIVHELRRPQLPVAPERLDAAYAALRTVPLRSALTVEPGGQLELSSAPAASLMECIGSVSADLDAVRALLREAGLGLRGYGHDPWSPPTRYLHEPRYDAMESYLDRAGPEGRAMMCSSASVQVCLDAGHEEPGPLGHGRRWWLAHQLGAVLVAAFAHSPMAHGRATGWRSTRQYLWAAMDPGRSSAPPLDGDPRRTWARHVLDAPVMCIRADSGPWQVPEAMSFREWTRSGTPPDRGDLDYHVSTLFPPVRPRGHLELRMIDAQPGDDGWIVPLAVTAALFDDPEAAEIAYRTVKPLAEHGRSLPAPCNPLWIEAARQGLADPELHEAAVICFAAAAEALPRLGATAEVQNAVAEFTDRYVARGRCPADDLLLQLHGKDLRT; from the coding sequence ATGTCCGATTCGGTGAGTGACTGTACGGAGCCCCGCTCCGCCGTCACCGAGGCCGATGTGGAGGCTCTGGTCCGCGGTATCTGCTTCAAGACCGGACCGCCCCGCACGCTCGGTGTCGAACTGGAATGGATAGTCCACGAGCTGCGGCGGCCGCAGCTCCCGGTAGCACCCGAACGACTCGATGCGGCCTACGCCGCATTGCGGACCGTGCCCCTGCGTTCGGCGCTCACCGTCGAACCCGGCGGCCAGCTGGAGCTCAGCTCCGCTCCCGCCGCCTCGCTGATGGAGTGCATCGGATCCGTCTCCGCCGACCTCGACGCGGTACGCGCGCTGCTGCGCGAGGCGGGTCTCGGCCTCCGTGGATACGGCCACGACCCCTGGAGCCCCCCGACCCGCTATCTCCATGAGCCGCGCTACGACGCCATGGAGTCCTACCTGGACCGCGCCGGACCCGAGGGCCGCGCCATGATGTGCTCCTCCGCGTCCGTCCAGGTGTGCCTGGACGCCGGGCACGAGGAGCCGGGGCCGCTCGGGCACGGGCGGCGCTGGTGGCTGGCGCACCAGCTGGGCGCGGTCCTCGTGGCCGCGTTCGCGCACTCCCCCATGGCCCATGGGCGGGCCACGGGCTGGCGCTCGACCCGGCAGTACCTGTGGGCCGCCATGGACCCGGGGCGTTCGAGTGCCCCGCCCCTCGACGGCGACCCACGAAGGACCTGGGCCCGGCACGTGCTGGACGCGCCGGTGATGTGCATACGGGCCGACAGCGGCCCCTGGCAGGTACCGGAGGCAATGAGTTTCCGGGAGTGGACCCGGTCCGGCACCCCGCCGGACCGCGGCGACCTCGACTATCACGTCTCGACCCTGTTCCCGCCGGTGCGCCCGCGCGGCCATCTCGAACTGCGCATGATCGACGCCCAGCCGGGTGACGACGGCTGGATCGTGCCGCTGGCGGTGACGGCGGCCCTCTTCGACGACCCCGAGGCCGCCGAGATCGCCTACCGGACGGTCAAACCCCTCGCGGAGCACGGCCGTTCACTGCCCGCTCCGTGCAATCCGCTGTGGATCGAGGCCGCACGCCAGGGTCTGGCCGACCCCGAGTTGCACGAGGCCGCCGTCATCTGCTTCGCGGCCGCGGCCGAGGCGCTGCCCCGGCTCGGCGCCACCGCCGAGGTGCAGAACGCCGTGGCGGAGTTCACCGACCGCTATGTGGCCCGGGGTCGCTGCCCCGCCGACGATCTGCTGCTCCAGCTCCACGGGAAGGACCTCCGCACATGA
- a CDS encoding TIGR02452 family protein, giving the protein MSARLRAIARETEEIVAAGRYHASDGRAVSIAAAVEAARAATRVYGPDPVEISQVGPVATLFEVTGESSLEAARRLTERAGDPVAVLNFASARNPGGGYLNGAQAQEEALCRASALYTCVLGARAFYEHHRAHRDPFYTDRVIHSPAVPVFRDDRGRLLDKPYPVGFLTAAAPNAGVVLRSAPERAPELPRALAARAERVLETAVTHGYRRLVLGAWGCGVFRNDPAQVAGAFHGLLGPGGRFAGHFEHVVFGVLDRTPGTATRGAFERAFDGEVRGAQRQP; this is encoded by the coding sequence GTGAGCGCGCGCCTGCGCGCGATCGCGCGGGAGACGGAGGAGATCGTCGCGGCGGGCCGGTACCACGCGTCCGACGGGCGTGCGGTGTCGATCGCCGCGGCGGTCGAGGCCGCACGGGCCGCGACCCGGGTGTATGGGCCGGACCCTGTGGAGATATCGCAGGTCGGCCCGGTCGCCACGCTCTTCGAGGTGACCGGTGAGAGCAGCCTGGAGGCGGCCCGGCGACTGACGGAGCGGGCGGGCGATCCGGTCGCCGTACTGAACTTCGCCTCGGCCCGCAATCCGGGCGGCGGCTATCTGAACGGCGCACAGGCCCAGGAGGAGGCCCTGTGCCGGGCCTCCGCGCTGTACACGTGCGTGCTGGGGGCCCGCGCGTTCTACGAGCACCACCGGGCGCACCGGGATCCGTTCTACACGGACCGGGTCATCCATTCGCCCGCCGTGCCGGTCTTCCGAGACGACCGCGGGCGCCTGCTCGACAAGCCGTATCCGGTCGGCTTCCTCACCGCCGCGGCGCCGAATGCCGGGGTCGTGCTGCGCAGCGCGCCGGAGCGGGCCCCCGAGCTGCCGCGGGCCCTCGCGGCACGCGCCGAGCGGGTGCTGGAGACGGCGGTGACGCACGGCTACCGGCGGCTGGTGCTGGGCGCCTGGGGCTGCGGAGTGTTCCGGAACGACCCCGCGCAGGTGGCGGGGGCGTTCCACGGGCTGCTGGGTCCCGGGGGCCGGTTCGCCGGGCACTTCGAGCACGTCGTGTTCGGCGTCCTCGACCGGACGCCGGGGACGGCGACCAGAGGCGCCTTCGAGCGTGCGTTCGATGGCGAGGTGCGGGGCGCTCAGCGCCAGCCGTAG
- a CDS encoding type II toxin-antitoxin system PemK/MazF family toxin: MTAFTDEDIPGRHGPSATTEAEPRTVGRVRTEYSPAHDGDPDPGEIVWTWVPFEENDGRGKDRPVLVVAREAAGTLLAVQLSSKRHDGDREWVPIGSGPWDRSGRDSWVAVDRVLRLHESGMRREACALDRMRFNLVVHRLRERYGWR, encoded by the coding sequence GTGACTGCCTTTACCGATGAAGACATTCCCGGCCGCCACGGCCCTTCCGCGACCACCGAGGCCGAACCCCGCACGGTGGGCCGGGTGCGGACCGAGTACTCCCCCGCGCACGACGGTGACCCCGACCCCGGCGAGATCGTCTGGACCTGGGTGCCCTTCGAGGAGAACGACGGGCGCGGCAAGGACCGCCCGGTGCTCGTCGTCGCCCGGGAGGCGGCCGGCACGCTGCTGGCGGTGCAGCTCTCCAGCAAGCGGCACGACGGCGACCGGGAGTGGGTGCCGATCGGCAGCGGGCCCTGGGACAGGTCGGGACGCGACTCCTGGGTGGCCGTGGACCGCGTGCTGCGGCTGCACGAGAGCGGCATGCGGCGGGAGGCCTGCGCCCTGGACCGGATGCGGTTCAACCTGGTGGTGCACCGGCTGCGGGAGCGCTACGGCTGGCGCTGA
- a CDS encoding SPFH domain-containing protein has translation MPMIVGVVAGAAVLALIFIVVVFKLMWRVAEPNEALIISGSKHRTEGLEEGMGFRIVTGRGTLVLPGVQAVRKMSLDLNETELSVDCVTTQGIPLKVRGVVIFKVGDDFVSIANAGRRFLDQQKLMAERVHNVFAGHLRSIVGGLTVEDMIRDREKLTGQTRAACGTEMEKLGLIVDSLQIHEIEDPTGYIKNLAMPHAAAVQRDARIAQAEANRLATEAEQLAASRMSEATRDSEILQAGYQAERDKAAAKAKQAGPLADAAARQDVVVQETRVAELEAHRREQQLQADVRKPADAKAYETRARAEADRDARISAAQAKAKETELAAAAEATRVKTAASAEAEATKARGAASATATRATGEAEAAAAQAKGLAVAEATRAKGLAEAEAIKARAAALAENQEAVVAQQLAENWPEIVQAGASAFNNVEHMVLLNGADGMGDMFAKALTMGGTGLGLARQLLASMNQNGTAGGGAAGLNGFVPARTEKVPVEKDEG, from the coding sequence GGACCGAAGGCCTTGAAGAAGGCATGGGTTTCCGCATCGTGACGGGGCGCGGCACGCTGGTGCTGCCGGGCGTGCAAGCGGTCCGCAAGATGTCGCTCGATCTCAACGAGACCGAGCTGTCCGTGGACTGCGTCACCACGCAGGGCATTCCGCTGAAGGTGCGGGGCGTGGTCATCTTCAAGGTGGGCGACGACTTCGTGTCGATCGCCAACGCGGGCCGCCGCTTCCTCGACCAGCAGAAGCTGATGGCGGAGCGGGTGCACAACGTGTTCGCCGGTCATCTGCGGTCCATCGTGGGCGGGTTGACGGTCGAGGACATGATCCGCGACCGCGAGAAGCTCACCGGGCAGACGCGTGCCGCGTGCGGTACGGAGATGGAGAAGCTGGGTCTGATCGTCGACTCGCTCCAGATCCACGAGATCGAGGACCCGACCGGGTACATCAAGAACCTGGCCATGCCGCACGCGGCCGCCGTGCAGCGGGACGCGCGGATCGCGCAGGCGGAGGCGAACCGTCTCGCCACCGAGGCCGAGCAGTTGGCCGCGTCCCGGATGTCGGAGGCGACCCGGGACAGCGAGATCCTGCAAGCCGGGTACCAGGCCGAGCGTGACAAGGCGGCCGCCAAGGCCAAGCAGGCCGGTCCGCTCGCCGACGCCGCCGCGCGCCAGGACGTCGTCGTCCAGGAGACGCGGGTCGCCGAACTCGAGGCGCACCGCCGTGAGCAACAGCTCCAGGCGGACGTCCGCAAGCCGGCCGACGCGAAGGCGTACGAGACCCGGGCCCGCGCCGAGGCCGACCGCGACGCGCGCATCTCCGCGGCGCAGGCCAAGGCCAAGGAGACGGAGCTGGCGGCCGCGGCCGAGGCGACCCGGGTGAAGACGGCGGCGAGCGCCGAGGCCGAGGCGACGAAGGCGCGCGGTGCCGCCTCCGCGACGGCGACCCGGGCCACCGGTGAGGCCGAGGCGGCCGCGGCGCAGGCGAAGGGGCTCGCGGTGGCCGAGGCGACCCGGGCGAAGGGTCTCGCGGAGGCGGAGGCCATCAAGGCGCGGGCGGCCGCACTCGCCGAGAACCAGGAGGCGGTGGTCGCGCAGCAACTCGCCGAGAACTGGCCGGAGATAGTCCAGGCGGGCGCGAGCGCCTTCAACAACGTCGAGCACATGGTGCTGCTCAACGGCGCCGACGGCATGGGCGACATGTTCGCCAAGGCGCTCACCATGGGCGGCACGGGGCTGGGTCTGGCCCGCCAGCTGCTGGCGTCGATGAACCAGAACGGGACGGCGGGCGGCGGCGCCGCCGGGCTCAACGGGTTCGTGCCCGCGCGTACGGAGAAGGTGCCGGTGGAGAAGGACGAGGGGTGA